In Leptospira sp. WS58.C1, a single genomic region encodes these proteins:
- a CDS encoding efflux RND transporter permease subunit: MRTIIQSFIHNRLFMYLGVIFIFAAGGMSLCGLRRDAFPNVDMKQLVITTKFPGASPADVELRVTYPIEEKIKEIDGIDEIRSFSRNSVSDIDVRVSLEEKDPEKVLDEIRRAVDNAISDFPPQVTEKPKITERKSGSFPIMDFSVYGGKDEIELHTIAEFIELELEKIPGIARVDVFGKRDREWHILVNADRLKQYQLDLSDITRTIRTRNINLPAGSVDSENAFDLRIDGEFKSPSEIGKIPIRTNDIFSTVRIGNLARVEDTFEYPRFLAIANGQQGLVLSVIKKERADAIEVADMVQTRLKELEKVYPESIKTFKLNDEAKRTKNRLNVVSSNALIGFLIVFGILFLFLDFRTATLTSMSLPISMLMTFAALPFFDVSFNMISMMGLIISLGMLVDNSIVISENIYTYIGEKMDKTSAALKGTTEMLVPIFGSYLTTVAAFLPMLFMAGIMGKFIWQIPLVVIIALTASLIESFLFLPSRIAAFAKTPEELKKASKFRRTLDDFFARMEERFADFVALMIRNRNKSFFAILLIVMSSCGVMSQMDFILFPKEDIEIFLIKAEFPPSSRIFQTRDKMKYMEEILKKIPKEELVSYSTKIGVQQTDPDDPLSRFGENLGVIMVYLTPESQRVRKASEILASIEDDIRKTPGLSDVYLEEMAMAPPIGAPITIGVLGKDYEVLKKVSADLQSFLKGIKGVHSVRDDYRNGRKQMYIQLDEGLESFTGVSTFSAANMLRTAYDGERAGNVRQGKTKIYLRVMYDKSFRKNPEEVKSIPLRNKAGNITNLAKISRMDLKDSPELLSHRDFERAITVNADIKMESGMTSREANQKVIDEFKPLIERQYPGVSIVFGGEEKDTQRSMASLGKAGLIALLGIFIILALTLQNVVRPILILSTIPLGFVGIVAGFVLSGKAFSFLAMIGIIGLAGVLVNASIVLVDCIDSIRKSSNAPLDEILLEASRRRFRPILLTTLTTVAGLLPTAYSVGGSDPVLIPMTLALGWGLGFGTLGSLLYVPVTLSVFTNLRAKMGFTSKPAPKHH; the protein is encoded by the coding sequence ATGAGAACAATAATACAATCTTTCATACACAATAGACTCTTCATGTATTTGGGGGTCATATTCATTTTTGCCGCGGGGGGAATGTCCCTTTGCGGTTTGCGCAGGGACGCTTTTCCGAACGTAGATATGAAACAGCTCGTAATCACTACGAAATTTCCCGGGGCTTCTCCGGCGGACGTGGAATTGCGGGTAACGTATCCTATCGAAGAAAAGATCAAGGAAATAGACGGCATTGATGAGATCCGTTCCTTCTCCCGTAACTCCGTTTCGGACATAGACGTTCGTGTAAGCTTAGAGGAAAAGGATCCGGAAAAAGTTTTGGATGAGATCCGAAGAGCCGTAGACAATGCTATCTCCGATTTTCCTCCGCAGGTTACGGAAAAACCGAAAATTACGGAAAGAAAATCTGGTTCCTTTCCGATCATGGATTTCTCCGTTTATGGCGGTAAGGACGAGATAGAACTTCATACTATCGCGGAATTTATAGAACTGGAATTGGAAAAGATCCCGGGAATAGCCAGAGTGGACGTATTCGGAAAACGTGATAGAGAATGGCATATACTCGTAAACGCGGACAGATTAAAACAATACCAATTGGATCTTTCGGATATTACAAGAACGATCCGTACTCGGAATATTAATTTACCTGCAGGTTCCGTGGATTCGGAGAATGCATTCGATCTCAGGATTGACGGTGAATTTAAAAGTCCTTCCGAGATCGGAAAGATCCCTATACGGACCAACGATATATTCTCCACCGTGCGTATCGGAAATCTGGCAAGGGTAGAGGATACGTTCGAATATCCGAGATTCCTTGCGATCGCAAACGGACAGCAGGGGTTGGTTCTTTCCGTGATCAAAAAAGAAAGAGCGGATGCGATAGAAGTCGCAGACATGGTCCAAACCAGACTAAAAGAACTGGAAAAAGTTTACCCTGAAAGCATTAAAACATTCAAATTAAATGATGAAGCAAAAAGGACTAAGAACAGATTGAACGTGGTTTCTTCGAACGCGCTCATCGGGTTTTTAATCGTTTTCGGGATCCTGTTTTTGTTCTTGGATTTCCGGACTGCAACTTTGACTTCCATGTCCCTGCCGATCTCGATGCTTATGACATTTGCGGCGCTTCCGTTCTTTGACGTTTCCTTCAATATGATCTCCATGATGGGACTCATCATCTCTCTCGGGATGCTTGTGGATAACTCCATTGTGATTTCGGAAAACATTTATACCTATATAGGCGAGAAGATGGACAAAACTTCCGCCGCCTTGAAAGGGACCACGGAAATGTTGGTGCCGATATTCGGATCATATCTCACTACCGTGGCCGCATTCCTTCCCATGTTATTTATGGCGGGGATCATGGGGAAATTTATCTGGCAGATCCCGCTTGTGGTGATCATCGCATTGACTGCAAGTTTGATCGAGTCTTTCTTATTTCTTCCCTCCCGTATCGCGGCTTTTGCGAAAACTCCGGAAGAATTAAAGAAGGCATCCAAATTCAGAAGAACCTTGGACGATTTTTTTGCAAGAATGGAGGAAAGGTTCGCCGATTTTGTAGCTTTGATGATCCGAAATCGTAATAAATCCTTCTTTGCGATCCTGCTAATCGTTATGAGTTCCTGCGGTGTCATGTCCCAGATGGACTTTATTCTTTTTCCGAAGGAAGATATTGAGATCTTCCTGATCAAAGCGGAGTTTCCTCCTTCTTCTCGTATCTTCCAAACCAGAGATAAGATGAAGTATATGGAAGAGATCTTGAAAAAGATCCCTAAAGAAGAATTGGTGAGCTACTCCACCAAGATCGGAGTGCAACAAACAGATCCGGACGATCCATTATCAAGATTCGGAGAAAACTTAGGAGTGATCATGGTATATCTCACTCCGGAATCTCAAAGGGTGAGAAAAGCCTCCGAAATATTAGCTTCCATTGAGGATGATATTCGAAAAACTCCAGGACTCTCCGATGTATATTTGGAAGAAATGGCGATGGCACCTCCGATCGGAGCACCTATTACGATCGGAGTACTCGGAAAAGATTACGAAGTTCTAAAAAAAGTTTCCGCTGATCTACAATCTTTCTTAAAAGGGATCAAGGGTGTACATTCGGTTCGAGATGATTATCGGAACGGACGAAAACAGATGTATATCCAGCTCGATGAGGGATTGGAAAGTTTTACCGGAGTTTCAACCTTCTCCGCTGCAAACATGCTCCGAACAGCATACGATGGAGAAAGAGCGGGTAATGTTCGGCAAGGGAAGACCAAAATTTATCTGAGAGTCATGTACGATAAGAGTTTCCGAAAAAATCCGGAAGAAGTCAAAAGTATTCCTCTTCGGAATAAGGCCGGAAATATCACCAACCTTGCCAAAATTTCCAGAATGGATCTGAAAGATTCTCCTGAATTACTTTCTCATAGGGATTTTGAAAGAGCGATCACGGTGAATGCGGATATTAAGATGGAATCCGGAATGACTTCGAGAGAAGCAAATCAGAAGGTAATCGACGAGTTCAAACCTTTGATCGAAAGACAATATCCCGGAGTATCCATTGTGTTCGGAGGAGAGGAGAAGGACACACAAAGATCCATGGCCTCGCTCGGAAAAGCGGGACTCATCGCGTTACTCGGGATCTTTATTATTCTTGCGTTAACCTTGCAGAACGTGGTAAGGCCTATACTAATCTTGAGCACAATTCCACTTGGGTTTGTGGGGATCGTAGCAGGATTCGTATTGTCCGGAAAGGCATTCAGTTTCTTAGCTATGATCGGTATCATCGGACTCGCAGGAGTGTTAGTAAACGCCTCCATCGTGCTTGTGGATTGTATCGATTCTATCCGTAAATCTTCCAATGCACCTTTGGATGAGATATTACTCGAAGCAAGCCGCAGAAGATTCCGTCCTATCTTATTAACCACATTGACTACCGTTGCGGGACTTCTTCCTACTGCGTATAGTGTTGGTGGATCGGATCCGGTTTTGATTCCTATGACCTTAGCCTTAGGTTGGGGACTTGGATTTGGGACACTGGGAAGTTTACTTTATGTTCCTGTAACACTTTCGGTATTCACTAATCTAAGAGCTAAGATGGGGTTTACGTCGAAGCCCGCGCCTAAGCATCACTAA
- a CDS encoding DUF2203 domain-containing protein, translating into MERKIWTYEEARKILPYVRSITEEFYETVGKVHQELKNGLYQENEQEARETKVEELLVEWSGKIRELGIEVKGLWLVDFDNGKGYYCWHLGEEDLLFEHGYDEGFAGRKPIQNIDEDYE; encoded by the coding sequence ATGGAACGTAAGATCTGGACATATGAAGAAGCTCGTAAAATCCTTCCCTATGTCCGATCCATCACGGAAGAATTTTACGAAACCGTGGGAAAGGTTCACCAAGAACTGAAAAACGGATTATACCAGGAGAATGAACAAGAAGCCAGAGAGACCAAAGTGGAAGAACTTCTGGTGGAATGGTCCGGAAAGATCCGAGAACTTGGTATAGAGGTCAAAGGGCTTTGGCTCGTGGACTTCGACAACGGAAAAGGTTATTATTGTTGGCATCTGGGAGAAGAGGATCTTCTTTTCGAACACGGATACGACGAGGGTTTTGCGGGACGCAAACCGATCCAAAACATAGACGAGGATTACGAATAA
- a CDS encoding LL-diaminopimelate aminotransferase: MANINENYLKLKAGYLFPEIARRVKVYSEKHPNAKIIRLGIGDVTLPLAPAVVDALVSASKEMGTPEGFHGYGPEQGYSFLLKAIADNDYAPLGVKLDESEIFVSDGSKCDCGNIQEIFSGDAKIAIGDPVYPVYVDTNVMAGRTGEAGPDGRYANLIYMPSTKENGFQPDFPKERPDLIYLCFPNNPTGTVASKESLKAWVEYAKKNNSIILYDSAYEAFISEPGVPRSIYEVEGAKEVAIEFRSFSKTAGFTGLRCAYIVIPKELKGKTKDGQEVSIGQLWSRRHTTKFNGVSYVTQKAAEAIYSPQGKKEIRASIDTYMSNAKLIREGLIKAGYEVFGGVNAPYIWLKTPNNLSSWDFFDHLLDKAQVVGTPGSGFGPAGEGYFRLSAFGKKDDVIEAIRRISSL, encoded by the coding sequence ATGGCGAATATAAACGAAAATTATCTGAAATTAAAAGCTGGGTACCTTTTCCCGGAGATAGCAAGAAGAGTAAAAGTTTATTCAGAAAAACATCCTAACGCGAAGATCATCCGATTAGGGATCGGTGACGTTACTCTTCCTTTGGCTCCTGCCGTTGTGGATGCGCTTGTTTCTGCATCGAAAGAAATGGGAACTCCGGAAGGATTCCATGGATACGGACCGGAGCAGGGATATTCTTTCTTACTCAAAGCAATTGCGGATAATGATTACGCTCCTCTTGGTGTAAAACTGGACGAGAGCGAAATTTTTGTATCCGACGGATCCAAATGTGACTGCGGAAATATCCAAGAAATATTCTCTGGGGACGCAAAAATCGCGATCGGTGATCCTGTATACCCTGTGTATGTTGATACAAACGTAATGGCAGGAAGAACGGGAGAAGCTGGACCTGACGGAAGATATGCTAACCTGATCTATATGCCTTCCACTAAAGAAAATGGATTCCAGCCTGATTTCCCGAAAGAGAGACCGGATCTGATCTATTTATGTTTTCCTAATAATCCCACCGGAACAGTTGCTTCTAAAGAATCTCTCAAAGCTTGGGTGGAATACGCGAAAAAGAATAATAGTATTATACTCTACGATTCCGCATACGAGGCATTCATTTCCGAACCGGGAGTTCCAAGATCCATTTACGAGGTAGAAGGAGCTAAAGAGGTCGCGATAGAATTTCGCTCCTTCTCCAAAACCGCAGGATTTACCGGACTTCGTTGCGCTTATATCGTAATTCCTAAAGAATTAAAGGGAAAAACAAAAGACGGTCAGGAAGTTTCGATCGGACAACTTTGGAGCAGAAGACATACTACCAAGTTCAACGGTGTTTCTTATGTGACTCAAAAAGCGGCAGAGGCAATCTACTCTCCTCAGGGCAAAAAAGAGATCCGCGCAAGTATCGATACTTATATGAGTAATGCCAAACTCATCCGAGAAGGATTGATCAAGGCGGGATACGAAGTATTCGGCGGGGTGAACGCGCCTTATATCTGGCTCAAAACCCCGAATAATCTCAGCTCATGGGACTTCTTCGACCATTTATTGGATAAGGCCCAGGTGGTAGGAACTCCAGGCTCAGGTTTTGGACCGGCTGGAGAGGGTTACTTCAGACTTTCCGCCTTTGGCAAAAAAGACGATGTAATCGAAGCAATCCGCCGGATTAGTTCTCTTTAA
- a CDS encoding PROCN domain protein yields MDLPTPAEIISLRVKGRGVWKWLVVFSVLAATILAGRIYSSQSTQGFRERKKSVDSKVRILREIGNSFESSELKKDLQKIENYSADLNSASKAGSIQEKTDSLALLERALPESMKRWSEFAETSSDKLLQHVAKESRFLKMESEDRHPLTAKEEEKANDYFRMAREEWLSGNKFRRDGNHLYALVLYKRSLKYSLSSLKVSKLPYPEEYRKAADRLIK; encoded by the coding sequence ATGGATCTTCCGACTCCTGCCGAGATCATTTCCCTGAGAGTAAAGGGAAGGGGGGTTTGGAAATGGCTGGTAGTATTTTCCGTACTCGCGGCTACAATTCTGGCAGGAAGGATCTATTCTTCTCAGTCCACACAAGGATTCAGAGAAAGAAAAAAATCAGTGGATTCGAAAGTTAGGATACTAAGAGAGATCGGAAATTCTTTCGAATCTTCGGAACTCAAAAAAGATCTGCAAAAAATAGAAAATTATTCCGCAGACCTGAACTCCGCTTCCAAAGCGGGAAGTATTCAGGAAAAGACGGATAGCCTAGCGTTACTCGAAAGAGCGTTGCCTGAATCCATGAAACGTTGGTCCGAATTCGCGGAAACTTCTTCCGATAAATTACTCCAACATGTGGCAAAAGAATCCCGTTTTTTAAAAATGGAATCCGAAGATCGTCATCCGCTTACCGCCAAGGAAGAAGAGAAGGCAAACGATTACTTTAGAATGGCAAGAGAGGAATGGCTTTCCGGAAATAAATTCCGCCGAGACGGTAATCATCTTTACGCATTAGTTCTATATAAGAGATCTTTAAAATACTCCCTTTCCAGCTTGAAAGTATCCAAACTTCCTTATCCGGAAGAATACCGCAAAGCTGCAGACCGCCTCATTAAGTAA
- the pyrB gene encoding aspartate carbamoyltransferase, which translates to MAYEHKNILDTDQFSKEDLDFLVERTREMERLVEQNKAFGILEGKLLASLFFEASTRTRLSFEAAMERLGGRVISTVGFQFSSISKGETLYDTMKMVEAYADIAVIRHPVEGSSRIAAGAVKIPVINAGDGAGQHPTQALLDLYTIISEKGKLDGLTLAFIGDLKYGRTIHSLINLLRHYKVHLYLISPPELALPESYKKGLAGFPITFEESDDIKKVWECDVAYVTRIQEERFPDHREYERLKESFKLNKELILASKKETTVLHPLPRVNELSTDVDDLPNAAYFRQAKYGVVSRMTLLCLSLGVRF; encoded by the coding sequence ATGGCGTACGAGCATAAGAATATCCTGGATACGGACCAGTTTTCCAAAGAGGATCTGGACTTTTTAGTCGAAAGAACTCGAGAGATGGAAAGGCTGGTGGAGCAAAATAAGGCCTTTGGGATCTTAGAAGGCAAACTTCTGGCATCTTTATTTTTCGAAGCTTCTACAAGAACCAGGCTTTCCTTCGAGGCCGCCATGGAAAGACTGGGTGGAAGGGTTATCTCCACTGTTGGTTTCCAATTTTCTTCCATCTCTAAGGGGGAAACCCTGTATGATACCATGAAAATGGTAGAGGCTTATGCAGACATAGCGGTCATCCGACATCCGGTAGAAGGTTCTTCTAGGATTGCGGCAGGTGCCGTAAAGATACCGGTCATCAATGCGGGAGATGGGGCAGGGCAACATCCTACTCAAGCGCTACTGGATCTATACACGATCATTTCCGAAAAAGGAAAATTGGATGGACTTACTCTTGCCTTCATCGGCGATCTAAAATACGGAAGAACGATACACAGTTTGATCAATCTTCTCCGCCATTATAAAGTTCACTTGTACCTGATTTCTCCGCCTGAGCTTGCGCTACCCGAGTCTTATAAGAAGGGGCTTGCAGGATTTCCGATCACTTTCGAAGAATCGGACGATATCAAAAAAGTTTGGGAATGCGACGTAGCCTACGTTACCCGCATCCAAGAAGAGAGATTTCCGGATCATAGGGAATACGAAAGATTAAAAGAATCCTTCAAGTTGAACAAAGAATTGATACTTGCTTCCAAAAAAGAGACAACAGTGCTTCATCCTCTTCCAAGAGTGAACGAACTCTCTACGGATGTCGACGATCTTCCGAACGCGGCATATTTTCGTCAGGCAAAATACGGAGTGGTGAGCAGAATGACATTACTCTGCCTTTCGTTAGGCGTTCGTTTTTAA
- a CDS encoding PAS domain-containing protein — protein sequence MRIEVLYKFFLYSPASHLPVWEEGKGILGLLPKERVLMELADLSASEREFERIPEEFLIREIPETVLAFFQKQRAIPVLGPLGEKLEDWDKPRFLAELSRSSWMAKETEKPKPSPQKTEEEKEKQNQWFMEVLLQNFPDGLIATDLDGHTVFYNETFEKEILVKKWFRDSILQAEKLLKEMSKDLLGNYLKTHELRLEEGRLSVQTFLPDLDSIVRVSILKQKGKPLGYLYHFSPASAKLNSQDGEGMEFPSVTEAFNQKLPLETVLKEVEGSYIYHTLKRNQENVSHAALDLGVPRTTLQNRIKFLDLTGRFKLNKDQPIPRKKTGKQTSTKKTVPQTNKPAIAESKTKPASKKKSVSSKKKSASKKRTKQK from the coding sequence ATGAGAATCGAAGTTTTATATAAATTTTTTCTCTATAGCCCTGCCAGTCATTTACCTGTTTGGGAAGAAGGAAAAGGTATACTAGGATTACTCCCTAAAGAAAGAGTTTTAATGGAACTTGCGGACTTAAGCGCTTCCGAAAGGGAGTTCGAAAGGATCCCTGAAGAGTTTCTTATCCGAGAAATTCCGGAAACCGTTCTTGCATTTTTCCAAAAACAGAGGGCAATACCTGTTCTAGGTCCCTTGGGAGAAAAATTAGAAGACTGGGACAAGCCCAGGTTTCTCGCAGAACTGAGTAGATCGTCTTGGATGGCAAAGGAGACGGAAAAACCAAAACCTTCTCCGCAAAAAACGGAAGAAGAAAAAGAGAAACAAAACCAGTGGTTTATGGAAGTACTTCTCCAAAACTTTCCGGATGGACTGATTGCCACAGACCTGGATGGACATACCGTATTTTATAACGAAACGTTCGAAAAAGAGATACTGGTCAAAAAATGGTTTAGAGACAGTATTCTTCAGGCGGAAAAACTTCTGAAAGAAATGTCCAAAGACCTACTGGGAAATTATCTCAAGACCCACGAGTTAAGATTGGAAGAAGGTAGACTTTCCGTTCAGACATTTCTTCCCGATCTGGATTCCATCGTTAGAGTATCTATCCTAAAACAAAAAGGAAAACCTCTGGGTTATCTGTATCATTTCTCCCCGGCTTCCGCAAAACTAAACAGCCAAGACGGAGAAGGGATGGAATTCCCTTCCGTTACGGAAGCGTTCAATCAAAAACTTCCTCTAGAGACCGTATTAAAGGAAGTGGAAGGAAGTTATATTTACCATACACTCAAAAGAAACCAAGAGAACGTTTCCCATGCAGCTTTGGATCTGGGAGTACCAAGAACCACATTACAAAATAGAATTAAGTTTTTGGATCTAACGGGTAGGTTTAAATTGAATAAGGACCAGCCGATTCCTAGGAAAAAAACCGGTAAACAAACTTCGACCAAGAAGACTGTTCCACAAACAAACAAACCTGCAATCGCGGAATCCAAAACTAAACCGGCTTCTAAAAAAAAGTCGGTAAGTTCGAAGAAAAAATCCGCGTCTAAAAAAAGGACAAAGCAAAAATAA
- a CDS encoding adhesin OmpL37 family surface protein, with protein sequence MGSKYTRILLLLFAAAPIFFTDRTYAVSPDQTNLAILIDENKINIKFINICVSNLAPPLEEGAGPKSQAGVATAAENAQSGQKTTTGGQEELFKKLNTLDNYRSFKKANQADFNGNMWYFQSNYSLSYKNLKSAQGEMKDIFQVVHENYIKTARILLEAASPMIIRSNDKIAQHLLKLGFRDLKSSEDNFTSAYNSSPYQFRVKLVLFGEGIKIARRARRFALLAMIASKTPNDDKREFQFVNLDEVRNIAEKENISDYDRIRNTLIDYIDNELLSQKIAPPGEGKDNPVDILEVHDDNYSFITNGRVSFLEKSNEEIRVDDINKKEALPPVPPQGGSN encoded by the coding sequence ATGGGTTCGAAATATACACGCATTCTTCTTTTATTATTCGCTGCGGCGCCGATTTTTTTCACGGATAGGACTTACGCGGTTTCTCCCGACCAGACAAATCTCGCGATCCTGATAGATGAGAATAAGATAAATATAAAGTTCATCAATATTTGTGTGAGTAATCTTGCACCACCGTTGGAAGAAGGTGCGGGACCTAAATCCCAGGCAGGAGTGGCAACCGCTGCGGAGAATGCCCAATCGGGACAAAAGACAACGACCGGTGGGCAGGAAGAACTTTTCAAAAAATTGAATACTTTGGACAATTATAGATCCTTCAAAAAGGCAAACCAAGCGGACTTCAACGGAAATATGTGGTATTTCCAAAGTAATTACAGTTTATCTTATAAAAACCTGAAATCCGCCCAAGGGGAAATGAAAGATATTTTCCAGGTAGTTCACGAGAATTATATCAAAACCGCTCGTATTCTTTTGGAAGCCGCTTCTCCGATGATCATTCGTTCCAACGATAAGATCGCACAACATTTATTGAAGCTTGGTTTCCGAGATCTGAAATCTTCGGAGGACAATTTTACCAGCGCTTATAATTCTTCTCCGTACCAATTCAGAGTGAAGCTGGTCCTTTTCGGAGAAGGGATCAAGATCGCAAGAAGGGCCAGAAGATTCGCACTTCTTGCAATGATCGCATCCAAAACTCCGAATGACGATAAGCGCGAATTCCAGTTCGTGAACCTGGACGAGGTCAGAAATATCGCGGAGAAAGAAAATATTTCCGATTACGATCGTATCAGAAACACACTTATCGATTATATAGATAACGAATTACTCTCCCAAAAGATCGCTCCTCCCGGAGAAGGAAAGGACAATCCGGTAGATATACTGGAAGTCCACGATGATAATTATAGTTTTATCACGAATGGAAGGGTTTCTTTTTTAGAAAAAAGTAATGAAGAGATCCGTGTGGACGATATCAACAAAAAAGAAGCGCTACCTCCGGTTCCTCCGCAAGGAGGGAGCAACTAA
- a CDS encoding fatty acid desaturase family protein encodes MEASIQIRELPFAKNRKLSLTVLILFIGFHYLLPWGLLNEEFPYWIAWVFAAVLGPVSYTFWNLIHESIHGNFSNERKQNHLWGRFLCIVFGAPYSVLKCSHLMHHKFNREPGDRIEFFDPSSRKPRWFQNLNYYFRITVATYIFEVGTGLLLSLPSRWTKPIVDQFIEYPIEEGFFKWIYRPEILEELRKDIFWILAFYIPSFLLFGSNWPLLVFLLLSRSFFISFFDNAYHYGKEINDKNSAYNLTLPETVSAFFLHFNYHRIHHRFPGCSWDRLPKQMEVCGETWDKSFIKQAWSQWGGLLEPLDGKISK; translated from the coding sequence ATGGAAGCTTCTATCCAAATCAGGGAACTACCTTTTGCGAAAAATAGAAAACTTTCGCTGACGGTATTAATTCTATTTATCGGCTTCCATTATTTGTTACCCTGGGGACTCTTAAATGAGGAGTTTCCATATTGGATAGCTTGGGTTTTTGCCGCAGTTTTAGGACCGGTATCCTATACTTTTTGGAATTTGATCCATGAAAGTATCCACGGGAATTTTTCAAATGAAAGAAAACAAAATCATCTTTGGGGACGATTCCTTTGTATCGTGTTCGGAGCTCCTTATTCCGTTCTGAAATGTAGTCACTTGATGCATCATAAGTTCAATAGGGAGCCCGGGGATAGGATCGAATTTTTTGATCCTTCTTCTCGAAAGCCTAGATGGTTCCAGAATTTGAATTATTATTTCAGAATTACTGTGGCCACATACATTTTCGAAGTTGGTACTGGGCTTTTACTTTCACTACCGTCTCGTTGGACAAAACCGATCGTGGATCAATTCATTGAGTATCCGATAGAGGAAGGTTTTTTTAAATGGATCTATCGCCCCGAAATTTTGGAAGAATTACGAAAGGATATTTTTTGGATCTTGGCCTTTTATATTCCTTCTTTTTTGCTTTTCGGGAGTAATTGGCCTTTGTTGGTATTTCTTCTTCTGAGTAGATCCTTTTTTATATCATTTTTTGATAATGCGTATCATTATGGGAAAGAAATTAATGATAAAAATTCGGCTTATAATTTAACTCTACCTGAAACGGTAAGCGCGTTTTTTTTACATTTTAATTATCATAGGATCCACCATCGATTCCCGGGATGTTCCTGGGATCGATTGCCGAAACAGATGGAAGTTTGCGGAGAAACCTGGGATAAAAGTTTTATAAAACAAGCATGGAGCCAATGGGGCGGGCTCTTAGAACCTTTGGATGGAAAAATTTCTAAATAA
- the rho gene encoding transcription termination factor Rho: MANPRRDSKPRNNYQNNNNDSSNDTNEEEPNLPEDDPETAEIRSRKRRRGSYEGPTPAPIDLVALKKTSIAELIEVAKNLGVENTGGLKKQNLIFAILQAQAEREGQVHAAGVMERLPDGYGFLRSPDYNYVPGPDDIYVSPSQIKLFGLRTGDTVEGQIRPPKESERFFAMLRVETVNGYTPDVASKRALFDNLTPLYPNERLRMEHDPSQLDTRIVDLMCPIGKGQRALIVAPPRTGKTILMQNVANAITSNHPEVTLIVLLIDERPEEVTDMARNVRGEVVSSTFDEPATRHVQVAEMVIEKAKRLVEHGRDVVILLDSITRLARAYNQVIPTSGKILSGGVDSNALHKPKRFFGAARNIEEGGSLTIIATALVDTGSKMDEVIFEEFKGTGNMEIHLDRKLSDKRIFPAIDINKSGTRKEELLLPKETLQKVFVLRKVLSPMSITESMELLLEKMRQSKTNEAFLGSMNAQ, encoded by the coding sequence ATGGCTAACCCAAGACGAGACTCCAAGCCCCGAAACAACTATCAAAACAACAATAACGACTCTTCCAACGATACAAACGAAGAAGAACCGAATTTACCGGAAGATGATCCGGAAACGGCGGAGATTCGTTCCCGAAAAAGACGTCGGGGTTCCTATGAGGGACCTACGCCCGCTCCTATAGATCTAGTAGCGCTCAAAAAAACATCCATTGCGGAACTGATCGAAGTCGCTAAAAACCTTGGCGTAGAGAATACAGGCGGACTAAAAAAGCAAAACTTAATATTCGCCATCCTACAGGCCCAAGCAGAGAGAGAAGGACAGGTCCATGCAGCGGGGGTAATGGAAAGATTACCCGATGGATACGGTTTCCTAAGATCTCCCGATTATAACTATGTTCCGGGACCGGACGATATTTATGTGTCTCCTTCTCAGATCAAATTATTCGGGCTCAGGACCGGAGACACTGTAGAAGGTCAGATCCGTCCACCGAAAGAATCCGAAAGATTCTTCGCGATGCTCCGTGTAGAAACCGTAAACGGTTATACACCGGACGTAGCAAGCAAACGTGCGTTATTCGACAACTTAACTCCGCTATATCCGAACGAAAGATTGAGAATGGAACATGATCCTTCTCAACTCGATACAAGGATCGTAGATCTAATGTGTCCGATCGGAAAAGGACAAAGAGCACTTATTGTTGCGCCACCTAGAACAGGTAAAACGATCCTGATGCAAAACGTAGCCAATGCGATCACAAGCAATCACCCAGAAGTTACTTTGATCGTTCTACTCATTGACGAGCGTCCGGAAGAAGTGACCGATATGGCCCGTAATGTAAGAGGTGAAGTGGTCAGCTCAACATTCGACGAACCTGCTACCCGTCACGTACAAGTTGCGGAGATGGTGATCGAAAAGGCAAAACGTCTTGTGGAACATGGAAGAGATGTGGTCATTCTACTCGACTCCATCACCCGTTTAGCTCGCGCTTATAACCAGGTCATTCCGACTTCCGGAAAAATACTCTCCGGTGGTGTGGACTCAAACGCACTTCACAAACCGAAACGATTCTTTGGAGCCGCACGAAATATCGAAGAGGGTGGATCTCTCACGATCATCGCAACGGCGCTCGTGGATACCGGATCCAAAATGGACGAGGTCATCTTCGAAGAATTCAAAGGTACCGGTAATATGGAGATCCACCTGGACAGAAAACTCTCCGACAAGCGGATTTTCCCGGCAATTGATATCAATAAGTCCGGAACCAGGAAGGAAGAACTTCTACTACCTAAGGAAACCCTTCAGAAGGTCTTTGTTCTCCGAAAAGTGCTTTCTCCCATGAGCATCACAGAAAGCATGGAATTATTACTCGAGAAGATGAGGCAGTCTAAGACTAACGAGGCTTTCTTGGGTAGCATGAACGCCCAATAG